From Nonlabens sp. Ci31, the proteins below share one genomic window:
- a CDS encoding sigma-70 family RNA polymerase sigma factor — protein MKLENVQDAALVMQYIEGNEKGIEILITRHKQRIYSFIFSKVLDRDITEDIFQDTFIKVIRTLKKGNYNEEGKFLPWVMRIAHNLVIDHFRRNKRMPKFQSRNDFDIFDVISDGEESMEYEMITSQMHEDVRRLIEELPDDQKEVLTMRIFKEMSFKEIAASTDVSINTALGRMRYALINLRKVIGKHNIILTR, from the coding sequence ATGAAATTAGAAAACGTACAAGATGCTGCATTGGTAATGCAGTACATCGAGGGTAATGAGAAAGGTATAGAAATCCTTATCACCCGTCACAAACAAAGAATCTACAGTTTTATTTTTTCCAAGGTACTGGACCGAGACATTACAGAAGATATTTTTCAAGATACCTTCATTAAGGTTATTCGCACGCTTAAAAAGGGGAACTATAATGAAGAGGGTAAATTTCTTCCTTGGGTAATGCGTATTGCGCACAATCTAGTTATTGATCATTTTAGACGTAATAAGCGCATGCCTAAATTTCAGTCTCGTAATGATTTTGACATCTTTGATGTGATCAGCGATGGAGAGGAAAGTATGGAATATGAAATGATTACCAGTCAGATGCATGAAGATGTTAGACGTCTGATAGAAGAGCTGCCAGATGATCAAAAGGAAGTGCTTACCATGCGTATTTTTAAAGAAATGTCCTTTAAGGAAATAGCTGCATCTACCGATGTAAGTATCAATACAGCATTAGGAAGAATGCGTTATGCGCTTATTAATTTACGTAAGGTAATCGGTAAGCATAATATCATATTAACAAGATAA